In Candidatus Thorarchaeota archaeon, one DNA window encodes the following:
- a CDS encoding stage II sporulation protein M — MADLNLITIAFEFVPPLVVTLAYLLFFRGRRNRFVEAFIALLYFKTVTFFLFALSYQSVYQIAGFDPHVDLSTLYWLFIAEFLFQFAYGLQEFLTWIMISFFAVLFGMLVLALKMALQDPLKMKFSNIIKRLVGKEPVSDGYSGFRDRLNHLTFEGVPENPLNPDVQKQAWSSAWKDYLIIGLATLLPSIPAYVGTLPSYIAQHLNPALHGPDAYILCVLIFLTWIYRFGYPASNRIAKGAGLKLGDRDIGSEMMRGVLGWFFRLNILLTFVFFILDAIHAVATNTIGYLVNYYIDGVRQAFPPIVFAIIMLPLVERFSVILYKNTFESLNNAGSKIREMNIRRSIMNLVASLGTGGLMALAFVGAILGVTLHTAASALGILVMYPRDIAYQMNSILTSAANNVVTITPGFWVLLILSITLGIMILTGVVGHYVRDRFNGGMESFALVAGFVVSVVSYFMLPGLDYQIGPVVTNVEFGGVLFNRLRPILVIPTGGPEQMLYRLAYEFIVNVPIFISAALFVMYYFEYRERWREESGEERGPLLSVHAVDVIDAVKMFVFGIIGSVIGVFILSFLMDPGTLGSMIDSLIIEIGLPDGLELILSWNVSLFLILAEHNLVRTLLMLVIGPVFWSLVLWFIAVQKQSSEKRIGQIAVVLAVIGTIAAFFWTNYDLANGVVFFGPYPAELGARAGIILGSLFGLYALIGLFNLGTKGSLGGWWFPPLLTLFFIEYFVYDDQFTLIALIILPMIIAGFYRLIYANREEVKSEDFLITYIRFSLMSLAIAEVLSTALWLAGIGALNAMYGDPVRFFVQTFPHGVIEIPAFLFTAAASIRIARDLAPSVQAERWDEIPSKTKSLLTDGRLWRTYLFILFFLLIAAMIEAYITPLVEMMMYPP; from the coding sequence ATGGCTGATCTCAATCTCATCACGATTGCATTCGAGTTCGTTCCGCCTTTGGTCGTTACACTGGCTTACTTACTGTTCTTTCGTGGCCGGCGAAATAGATTTGTAGAGGCGTTTATTGCTCTACTATACTTCAAGACGGTCACATTTTTCCTCTTTGCACTCTCGTACCAGTCAGTATACCAAATTGCAGGATTCGATCCGCATGTAGACCTGAGCACGCTGTATTGGCTCTTCATCGCAGAATTTCTGTTTCAGTTTGCTTATGGCCTTCAAGAGTTTTTAACATGGATCATGATCTCGTTTTTCGCAGTATTGTTCGGGATGCTGGTCCTTGCTCTTAAGATGGCCCTTCAGGATCCTCTGAAGATGAAGTTTAGCAACATCATCAAGCGGTTGGTTGGAAAGGAGCCTGTTAGTGACGGCTACAGTGGTTTTAGGGATAGGCTCAACCATCTCACGTTTGAAGGCGTGCCTGAGAACCCTCTAAATCCTGATGTTCAAAAGCAAGCATGGTCGTCAGCGTGGAAGGATTACTTGATCATTGGGTTGGCAACACTACTGCCCTCTATTCCAGCATACGTTGGTACTCTCCCTAGCTATATCGCGCAGCATCTGAATCCGGCATTACACGGTCCTGATGCTTACATTCTATGTGTTCTTATCTTTCTGACGTGGATCTACCGTTTTGGCTATCCCGCATCGAACCGTATTGCCAAGGGTGCAGGACTAAAGCTCGGCGATCGTGATATTGGGTCTGAGATGATGCGTGGTGTTCTCGGGTGGTTCTTCCGCCTCAATATTCTTCTGACTTTTGTATTTTTCATTTTGGACGCAATTCACGCAGTGGCCACAAATACAATAGGCTATTTAGTGAACTACTATATTGATGGAGTGCGGCAGGCGTTCCCGCCGATAGTCTTTGCTATCATCATGCTGCCCCTTGTAGAACGGTTTTCTGTCATTTTGTACAAGAACACCTTTGAGTCGCTAAACAATGCTGGCTCAAAGATTCGTGAGATGAACATCCGTAGGTCGATTATGAATCTTGTTGCCTCGTTGGGAACTGGTGGACTGATGGCCCTTGCCTTTGTGGGAGCCATTCTTGGTGTCACACTTCATACTGCGGCATCTGCATTAGGGATTCTGGTCATGTATCCCCGAGACATAGCGTACCAGATGAACTCTATATTGACCTCAGCCGCAAATAATGTGGTCACGATCACTCCAGGTTTCTGGGTACTGTTAATTCTCTCTATTACCCTCGGGATAATGATACTTACTGGTGTTGTTGGCCACTATGTTAGGGATCGGTTTAATGGTGGCATGGAGAGTTTTGCACTGGTCGCAGGATTTGTGGTGTCTGTGGTCAGCTACTTCATGTTACCAGGTCTTGATTATCAGATCGGTCCTGTGGTCACAAATGTAGAGTTCGGTGGGGTTCTATTTAACAGACTGCGTCCGATTCTTGTGATTCCCACAGGCGGGCCTGAACAGATGCTCTACCGACTTGCTTACGAGTTCATAGTCAACGTGCCCATTTTCATATCCGCAGCATTGTTCGTCATGTACTACTTTGAGTATCGCGAGCGATGGCGAGAAGAGAGTGGAGAGGAACGAGGGCCTCTTCTTTCAGTGCATGCAGTAGATGTCATTGATGCAGTCAAGATGTTCGTGTTTGGTATTATTGGATCAGTGATAGGTGTGTTCATTCTCTCCTTTCTCATGGATCCGGGGACTCTTGGCAGCATGATTGACTCCCTAATAATCGAGATAGGTCTGCCTGATGGCCTTGAGTTAATCTTGAGCTGGAATGTTTCTCTCTTCTTGATATTGGCCGAGCATAACCTTGTTAGAACCCTCCTTATGTTAGTGATTGGTCCTGTATTTTGGTCACTGGTCCTCTGGTTCATTGCAGTTCAGAAACAATCCTCAGAAAAGAGGATTGGACAAATTGCAGTGGTCCTTGCAGTAATTGGTACTATCGCAGCATTCTTTTGGACCAACTACGATCTTGCCAATGGTGTAGTGTTCTTTGGTCCATACCCTGCAGAACTTGGTGCTCGTGCAGGCATAATTCTAGGCTCCCTCTTTGGCCTCTATGCTCTTATTGGATTGTTTAATCTTGGTACGAAAGGATCTCTAGGTGGTTGGTGGTTCCCACCCCTCTTGACACTCTTTTTCATTGAATATTTCGTGTATGATGATCAGTTCACGCTCATCGCATTGATAATCCTGCCAATGATTATCGCTGGATTCTACAGGTTAATCTATGCTAATCGCGAAGAGGTCAAGTCCGAGGACTTTCTCATCACCTATATTCGATTTAGCCTCATGTCTCTTGCCATTGCAGAGGTGCTGTCTACCGCCCTCTGGTTGGCAGGTATTGGGGCGTTAAATGCAATGTATGGTGATCCTGTCCGCTTCTTTGTACAGACATTTCCTCATGGTGTCATTGAGATCCCTGCATTTCTCTTTACGGCTGCGGCCTCGATTCGTATCGCAAGGGATCTTGCACCTTCTGTACAGGCCGAGCGGTGGGATGAGATTCCCTCCAAGACAAAGAGCCTTCTCACGGACGGACGGCTTTGGCGTACATATCTGTTTATTCTGTTCTTCTTGCTGATAGCCGCAATGATTGAGGCATATATTACTCCATTAGTCGAAATGATGATGTATCCACCATAG
- a CDS encoding pantetheine-phosphate adenylyltransferase, whose translation MPEKQYWPYKRVIFAGTFDHLHEGHKYLLRTALRLGAQVGIGITTDEMLRGKAQRKKIQTYKEREEALREFLQDERAIERCAIFPIDTVEGGADKMEDIDALIVSDEIKVVENAFKINDLRFRNGLKRFHIVVIPRVRSHDGRPLSSSRIRDGEEFDKRELIY comes from the coding sequence ATGCCTGAGAAGCAATACTGGCCGTACAAGAGAGTCATCTTCGCAGGTACCTTTGACCACTTGCATGAGGGTCACAAGTACCTCCTGCGAACTGCTCTCCGATTAGGAGCACAGGTCGGTATAGGGATCACCACAGACGAGATGCTCCGAGGCAAGGCACAGCGCAAAAAGATCCAGACATATAAAGAGCGAGAGGAGGCGCTCCGAGAATTTCTTCAAGACGAGAGAGCGATTGAGAGATGCGCCATTTTTCCAATCGACACAGTTGAAGGCGGGGCGGACAAGATGGAAGACATCGATGCGCTCATCGTCTCAGACGAGATCAAGGTGGTCGAGAACGCCTTCAAGATCAACGACCTGCGATTTCGAAACGGTCTCAAACGGTTTCATATCGTCGTGATCCCACGTGTGCGATCACATGACGGACGACCTCTCTCATCCTCACGCATTCGTGATGGTGAAGAGTTTGACAAGAGAGAGTTGATCTATTAG
- a CDS encoding ferritin, with amino-acid sequence MEISKELQDAINEQINFELYSAFVYLSMATWLETQNLSGMAHWMELQFQEEYAHAMRFYRHIVERGGRVILKEIKAPQTEWESPYEVFDDAYNHEKEVTRRIYAIGDIADKEGDRAAQSMLNWFYNEQVEEEAQTMEIRDLLKRAGDNLAALMQIDARLGSRAAGSPPPAESTSP; translated from the coding sequence TTGGAGATCAGTAAGGAACTTCAGGATGCCATCAATGAACAGATCAATTTCGAGCTCTACAGTGCTTTTGTGTACCTCTCCATGGCAACATGGTTAGAGACCCAGAACCTCTCAGGCATGGCTCATTGGATGGAGTTGCAGTTCCAAGAAGAATATGCTCACGCAATGCGTTTTTACCGACACATTGTTGAACGTGGTGGCCGTGTAATTCTCAAAGAGATCAAGGCTCCACAGACTGAGTGGGAATCCCCCTACGAGGTCTTCGATGACGCTTACAATCACGAGAAAGAGGTCACCCGAAGAATCTATGCGATTGGGGACATTGCCGACAAGGAAGGCGACCGAGCTGCTCAATCAATGCTCAACTGGTTCTATAACGAGCAAGTCGAAGAAGAGGCCCAGACAATGGAAATTCGAGACCTTCTCAAGCGGGCAGGCGACAATCTTGCAGCACTCATGCAGATTGATGCACGACTTGGGAGCAGAGCGGCGGGATCACCGCCTCCGGCTGAGTCAACATCACCATAG
- a CDS encoding universal stress protein produces the protein MSETDRIEIKKILVAVDGSEHSNKAVKYACAIAPALNAEVILLYVVPMLVNATPYHDTVSDQPFLALQKVGEDILMRSKALAASLGCEVTDLLSHGDPANRIIEIAAEQEVDFIIMGSRGVSGLKRLFVGSISDKVSKSASCPVMIVR, from the coding sequence ATGAGCGAAACCGACAGAATCGAAATAAAGAAGATCCTAGTTGCAGTTGACGGTTCCGAACATTCGAACAAGGCCGTCAAATATGCCTGTGCAATTGCGCCAGCCCTGAACGCAGAAGTGATACTGCTCTACGTAGTCCCCATGCTGGTCAACGCCACACCGTATCATGATACCGTGTCTGATCAGCCCTTCCTTGCACTACAGAAAGTGGGCGAGGATATTCTTATGCGATCCAAAGCATTGGCTGCCTCTCTGGGATGTGAGGTCACCGACCTTCTCTCTCATGGAGACCCCGCCAACCGGATCATCGAGATTGCAGCAGAGCAGGAGGTTGACTTTATCATCATGGGCTCTCGTGGAGTCAGTGGTCTCAAGCGTCTGTTTGTCGGTTCTATTAGTGATAAGGTTTCAAAGAGCGCTTCTTGTCCTGTGATGATTGTCAGATAG
- a CDS encoding DUF86 domain-containing protein, whose product MKRDPNLFLIDIEDAIESIEKFVEGMDYEKFVEDDKTSSAVIRKFEIIGEASKSIPMNIREKYPQIPWKRMAGMRDRLIHGYFGIDSKLVWEAIKTELPRVKEEIRRILTDLEN is encoded by the coding sequence ATGAAACGTGATCCCAATCTATTTTTGATAGACATAGAGGACGCAATCGAATCTATCGAAAAATTCGTCGAAGGAATGGATTATGAAAAGTTTGTCGAGGATGACAAGACTTCGAGTGCAGTCATTAGAAAGTTTGAAATTATTGGGGAGGCATCAAAGAGTATTCCCATGAACATCAGAGAAAAGTACCCACAAATCCCATGGAAAAGGATGGCGGGAATGCGGGATCGGCTAATTCATGGATATTTTGGTATTGACAGCAAATTAGTTTGGGAAGCGATAAAAACAGAACTTCCACGAGTCAAAGAAGAGATACGGAGAATTTTAACAGATTTAGAAAATTAG
- a CDS encoding nucleotidyltransferase family protein has translation MKTLEDIMKTLKGLQEKIGREFRAEVLGIFGSYARGEQRKESDVDILVRFREDATLFDLVGLGEFLETKLGIKVDIVSERAIRPELRGQILEEVVAI, from the coding sequence ATGAAAACGCTCGAAGACATTATGAAGACACTGAAAGGACTTCAGGAAAAAATAGGAAGAGAATTCAGAGCAGAAGTCCTTGGGATATTTGGTTCCTATGCCCGTGGCGAGCAGAGAAAAGAGAGTGATGTGGACATCTTGGTGAGATTCAGAGAAGACGCCACTCTCTTCGACCTGGTGGGGCTTGGAGAATTCTTAGAAACAAAATTGGGGATTAAAGTGGATATTGTCTCAGAGAGAGCCATAAGACCAGAACTGAGGGGGCAGATACTAGAAGAGGTTGTGGCCATATGA
- a CDS encoding ASKHA domain-containing protein codes for MSAIRDSSSSSKEYGLSVDIGTSMITCHLVNLRLGEVLIEGRAENPQQRVGPDIITRARHAMGSRSHLESLAEEVRKTIRSLMFDLLVSSGISQSEVSLVVVCGNTVMQRLFLSQSVASLLSPPYTINETSSRMENARDLGLGLSCDVFVPPIVRSFIGSDAIAVLLSAGVLEDHRPAITIDVGTNTEISVVTRDGIWMASAPSGPAFEGMSIACGMPAKDGAISSIKIGDAPCDRTWSVIGQSAPRGICGTGSISLLAELRRNELINEMGSFRRDLQIPCLEVVPPPIRYVVADARFTAMRRPIFLSQIDIRMLQQSKAAIRATIDMLLRASDLSASDIQQVYLTGAFGENLDIVDAYDIGLFPIFEQAQIRQEVGGAIRGADLLLMDHSLRARVDLIARQINYLELMDNPEFDEIMARAQIFSRF; via the coding sequence TTGTCAGCGATCCGAGATAGTTCATCTTCCAGCAAAGAATATGGTCTCTCCGTGGATATCGGAACTTCGATGATCACGTGCCACCTTGTGAACCTGAGATTGGGGGAGGTACTGATCGAGGGCCGTGCAGAGAATCCGCAGCAACGTGTTGGCCCTGACATTATAACTCGCGCAAGACATGCTATGGGTTCACGTTCACATCTAGAGTCGTTGGCAGAGGAAGTGCGAAAGACCATACGCTCGCTCATGTTTGATCTTCTTGTATCATCAGGGATCTCCCAATCTGAGGTTTCACTGGTTGTCGTCTGTGGTAACACAGTCATGCAACGACTATTCTTGTCGCAGTCCGTAGCTTCTCTCCTGAGTCCACCTTACACGATTAACGAGACCTCTTCTCGGATGGAGAACGCACGCGATCTCGGACTTGGACTCTCTTGTGATGTATTTGTCCCTCCGATAGTTCGATCATTTATTGGCTCGGATGCCATTGCTGTTCTTCTCTCAGCAGGAGTTCTTGAAGATCACAGGCCTGCTATTACCATCGATGTTGGTACAAACACCGAGATCTCTGTTGTGACACGAGATGGGATCTGGATGGCCTCCGCACCATCAGGTCCTGCCTTTGAGGGGATGTCAATTGCCTGTGGAATGCCTGCAAAGGATGGGGCCATCAGTTCGATAAAGATCGGTGATGCTCCTTGTGACAGGACTTGGTCGGTCATCGGCCAATCCGCCCCACGAGGGATTTGCGGGACCGGGAGCATTTCGCTTCTCGCAGAGTTGCGTCGTAATGAGCTGATCAATGAGATGGGTTCCTTTCGCCGCGACCTACAGATCCCATGTCTTGAGGTGGTTCCGCCCCCTATCAGGTATGTTGTGGCCGATGCTCGGTTCACAGCGATGCGAAGACCTATCTTCCTGTCACAGATCGATATCCGAATGCTGCAACAATCAAAGGCTGCAATTCGTGCAACGATCGATATGCTTCTGAGGGCCAGTGATCTCAGTGCGTCGGACATTCAGCAGGTCTATCTCACTGGAGCCTTTGGTGAGAATCTCGATATAGTTGATGCTTACGATATTGGACTCTTTCCCATCTTCGAGCAGGCCCAGATACGCCAAGAGGTTGGTGGAGCCATTCGTGGGGCTGATCTGTTGTTGATGGACCACTCCCTCAGAGCACGAGTGGATCTGATAGCCCGTCAGATCAACTATCTTGAACTCATGGACAATCCCGAGTTTGATGAGATCATGGCGCGCGCGCAGATCTTTTCACGATTCTAA
- a CDS encoding DUF4910 domain-containing protein has translation MLLNDLPEKVNNLVSGQRALDYVSGISQFHRIQGSPGIHDAIQYLKSEIEKVSVANVEIFNFEIDGKHSVGSWIDLLSWTPKSATLELIEPEMRVLADFEAEPISLAAQSISADLESEVIYVGKGIAPQDYEGKDVKGKVVLTEGRASMVHRIACVQYRAAGVLTFIPPKGEDPPNFRRYEGLWPQPDEVEKTGFGFALTQEDGMKLRDWLQEGKTVKVRARVDAQLKAGTAEVLSAVIEGKEPANEVWLIAHVCHPHPGANDNASGSGALMESLRVISRLIRDGLMEQPEFSIRFVWVPEWYGTIRLIDEHPDLVKRCRAVINADMVGADPAKGGSILGLYRTPFSLPTTMNAVVKYWLEHEADRARTIAVGGTLSPLPWKYKRYSAGSDHFMFTDSTLKIPAVMLNQFPDKFYHTSADTPDKIDPRQMAYASRVVTLSAITLAARQYALEDIIMTLSRDEIGDLMREVTLRGVKELACCVDDPEKIYPRYMRWMGYAQELGRETLDRAEKEWKLINEQRAMLQALKTSIDMLYMAHIMVLRRAYEGACAEVGLEAKDEELLKLDPSQFDLEVRRKLKYALYPGYVLQKMPEKTAKYIKFMTPEDQLMARVDELLNMSDDWRSLSDIFDRLCFEFGDMDPKVLSMLVDDLCELGVLEKREIDA, from the coding sequence ATGCTCCTTAATGACTTGCCTGAAAAGGTCAATAATCTTGTTTCGGGACAACGAGCCTTGGACTATGTTAGTGGTATTTCGCAGTTCCATAGAATACAAGGTAGCCCTGGAATTCATGATGCAATTCAATACTTGAAGAGTGAGATCGAGAAGGTTTCCGTCGCAAATGTTGAGATATTCAATTTTGAGATAGACGGAAAACACAGTGTTGGGTCGTGGATTGATCTTCTGAGTTGGACCCCAAAGAGCGCAACACTTGAACTGATTGAACCGGAGATGCGTGTGCTCGCAGATTTTGAGGCCGAACCCATATCACTGGCGGCTCAATCGATCTCGGCGGATCTCGAGTCAGAGGTCATCTATGTTGGAAAGGGAATAGCCCCACAGGATTATGAGGGCAAGGATGTCAAAGGGAAAGTCGTCCTGACCGAGGGTCGGGCATCGATGGTTCATCGTATTGCATGTGTTCAATATAGGGCCGCAGGCGTATTGACATTTATCCCCCCTAAGGGGGAGGATCCTCCAAACTTCAGACGGTATGAAGGCCTCTGGCCGCAACCTGACGAGGTCGAAAAAACGGGCTTTGGTTTTGCACTTACACAAGAGGATGGCATGAAGCTCAGAGACTGGTTGCAAGAGGGCAAGACCGTAAAGGTTCGTGCACGAGTTGATGCACAGTTGAAGGCAGGGACCGCCGAGGTCCTCTCAGCCGTCATTGAAGGAAAAGAACCAGCAAACGAGGTCTGGCTCATTGCCCACGTCTGTCACCCGCATCCCGGTGCGAATGATAATGCGTCAGGCTCGGGTGCCTTGATGGAGTCGCTACGTGTCATCTCTCGATTGATCAGAGATGGCCTCATGGAACAGCCAGAGTTTTCGATCAGATTTGTCTGGGTCCCTGAATGGTATGGTACGATTAGGCTCATTGACGAGCACCCGGATCTGGTCAAACGATGCAGAGCGGTCATCAATGCGGATATGGTGGGCGCTGACCCCGCAAAGGGAGGGTCCATATTGGGACTGTACCGTACCCCGTTCTCGTTGCCTACGACTATGAACGCTGTGGTCAAATATTGGTTAGAACATGAGGCAGATCGTGCGAGAACTATTGCAGTTGGTGGCACACTCAGCCCACTGCCTTGGAAATACAAACGGTACTCTGCTGGTAGCGACCATTTCATGTTTACCGACTCGACCCTGAAGATCCCGGCAGTCATGCTCAATCAGTTTCCTGACAAATTCTATCACACATCGGCCGACACTCCGGACAAGATCGACCCCCGACAGATGGCCTACGCATCACGAGTCGTCACGCTCTCAGCCATCACACTTGCCGCAAGACAGTATGCACTCGAGGACATCATTATGACCTTGTCCCGTGACGAGATCGGCGACCTGATGCGCGAGGTCACACTTCGCGGAGTGAAGGAGCTTGCCTGTTGTGTTGATGACCCGGAGAAGATCTACCCACGCTACATGCGGTGGATGGGCTATGCACAAGAACTGGGTCGTGAGACCTTGGACAGAGCTGAAAAAGAATGGAAGCTCATCAACGAACAGAGGGCCATGCTTCAGGCACTGAAGACCAGTATCGATATGCTCTACATGGCACACATCATGGTCCTGAGAAGAGCGTATGAGGGAGCATGTGCCGAGGTGGGACTTGAGGCAAAAGATGAAGAACTTCTCAAGCTCGACCCCAGCCAGTTCGATCTCGAGGTCAGACGCAAACTCAAGTATGCATTGTATCCGGGATATGTCCTTCAGAAGATGCCAGAAAAGACGGCAAAATATATTAAATTTATGACCCCTGAAGATCAACTCATGGCCCGTGTGGATGAGCTTCTCAATATGTCAGATGACTGGCGTTCGCTCTCAGACATCTTCGACCGACTCTGTTTCGAATTTGGTGACATGGATCCCAAGGTTCTCTCTATGCTGGTCGATGACCTATGTGAGCTGGGAGTTCTTGAGAAGAGGGAAATAGATGCCTGA